CTGGACCAGCCTGCTGATTGGCGGCGTCATCATTGGATTGACGATTACCGGTAACCCGCTGCCCTGGGACCAGAAAGGCTACTGGTCTTATCAGATTGAAACAGGTATCGCCGGTACCATGCCGGTTATAGGTTCAACTTTACGGTCCCTGGTAGTGGGGGGAAGTGAATTCGGCAATCTGACTCTCACCCGGCTCTATACAATCCATGTGATTGTCCTGCCCGTCATCGCCATGTTGCTGTTTACGTTTCATATGGCGCTCATCCGTCGGGAACGTCTGCGGACTGCGAAAATAAAAGAAGCAGCCGATGATCCGGAAGTCGACTTTCAGCTGGATGAAGATGACCCGGTCAAAGATGAAATCACCCAACCTTACTGGCCTTACCAGACCACACGCACACTGGTGCTGACTCTGGTACTGATCGGTATCGTGATTATTCAGATGATCGTTTATCCCGCCCTCAAAAATCAGCACGTCTCAGTCGGCCATCTGGACTGGGAGGCAGATCTGCCTGCCAGCGAGATCAAACTGGAAGCTCCCGCAGACAGTTCAATCCCTTATGTCGCACGTCCTGAATGGTTTGTCCGGTTTCTGTTTGAACTGCGACATATGGTTCCTAAAGAGATGGAAGTCCTGGTGACAGCAGTACTACCCGGAGTCATTCTGGCAGTATTGTTCCTCGTTCCCTTTTACGAAAAAGTTTTGGGTGAGAAGTGGGGGCAGCGGGTCGCCATCATTGTCTATGTCGGTGGTTTACTCATTATCTCTGGTATCAGCTGGTATGGCGTTAAGATGGAACGCAGCGCACCAAACTACGCTCTGAATCGGTCACAGGAAGTCGCTTATGCAGCCCGGGCTTCCTGGTTGGCCAGCCAGAATGGTGTTCCCCCTGAAGGTCCCGACTTCCTGCTGAGGAACGATCCCAAATCGATGGGGCCCCTGATTTTCGCACGGCACTGTGGTATCTGCCATACATGGAATGGCCATGACGGAACAGGCCACAATATCATGGAAATGAAAGATGGTAAAAAAGTCAAAGCCACTCCCCGGGCTTCCGATCTGGCAGGTTTCGCCACCACTCAATGGCTGACGGAATTTCTGATGAACCCCAGATCGCCGAAATTTTTTGGTCATGTCGGATCGACAAAAGGTGGCGACGCTATCCTCAACGGTGATATGAGCGACTGGGCAGACAGCTATGTCGGGCCGGAAGGCATTCTCACCAAAGCAGACATCGAAGCAGTGGCAGCTCTGGTAGCTCGTGAAGCAAACCGCAGAGATTTTAAACCGCTGAGTGAAGAAGTTGTTAAGCGAGGCATCTCAGTCTTCAGTGGTATCGACTTCAAAGATAAATCAGGCAAGGTCGCTGAATTTTATGGCTACTGTGCTCAGTGTCACGCGATGAAAGCAGGCGACCCGGAAGAAGAAGGAGGCGGTGCTGCCCCGGACTTCAACGGATACGGATCTGAAAAGTGGCTGGCTGATTTCATCCGCAAACCAGGAGCAGAACGCTTCTATGGCGACAAAAACATCATGCCTGCCTTTGAAGAATCAAAACTCTCAAAACACGACCTGAACCTGCTCGTCAAATGGATGCGCGGAGAATGGCAGCGCCCTGAACAGGAAAAATAACTTCATAGCTCCATTGATCAACGAGACACTACCAGTTTCTTCCCCGGTGACAGACGCTGGTAGACCGCTGATGTTCTTTCTTCGTGAATTCAACTCCTGATCTCACACCGACTTGTCTGGTAGAGAGATCGCATTGTTCCAGTCTGTTGAAGTCTGCTGTTGCGTCGTCAATCGTTAGCAATTTGATGCGCACACATAGCATAATCTGGTCAATCTCAAATTTTCTGCTTGCACCGTTATTACACTTGTGGTAACACTAATCCAGAACATTACTACACACGTAGTCACAAGGGATACCATGAGTCAGCGATCAGAATTACAAATCACTGAGGCAGAATGGGATGTGATGCTCAGCGTCTGGGAAGCAGACGACCAGACAGCCGGCGAAATCATCGCCCGCGTCGAACCAATTCAAAAGCGAAGTCATCGAACTGTGAGAACGCTTCTCACGCGTCTGGTCGAAAAGGGTGCAGTCACAGTGCGCATTGATGGTTCACGACATCTCTATCGTGCGGCAGTCACGCGCAATGAATGTGTTCGTCTGGCAGCCCGCTCCTTCACAGACAGATTCTTTGCCGGGGACCTGCAGTCATTATTGATCCATTTTGTCGAGAATGAAACGCTTTCCAGTGACGAAGTAGAAGAACTCAGGCAACGTTTAGATGAACGTCTCACAGAAAAGTCAGAACCGAATGCTAACCAAGCTACCAACAAATCATCTTCAAGACGGAGAAAGAAAAAATGAACTTCGATTTTGAATTGACCACGTTATGGGCACTTGTCTGGCGTGCCACCTGGCAGGCATTCGTACTGGCTGGCATCATCTTTTTCCTAACCTCGACAATGCACCGCTGGATTTCACCCAAATGGCGTGCACTACTGTGGGCTATTCCGCTAACACGACTGGCTGTACTGCTGATTCCAGCAAGCGGATTGAGTCTCTTCCATTTTCTAGAATTTGAAAAAAGAAATTCAACCCCCGCTGCCGCGGTCTCCTCCTTTGAATCGACTGCCATAGGATTCACTTCCCGCCCAGATTCGCTTCAGTCAGATCACCGGAACCCAAATACTGCGATGGCTCAAGAATACCACGCGTCGAACACTCCAGTCATTCTGCCACAAGAGTCTCAAACCAGCGTCCCCATTTCGCGTTCCGGTATTTTGGCGTTTCTCTGGCTGACTGGTTGTTGCGTTCTGCTTTGCAGATGGATCGGTTCCAAAATCATATTGGCACGCATCATCAAAAATAGTGAACTGCTCCGGGATATAGGTCTGCTTAAGCTGATTGAAGAGAGACAAAAGCGGGACAGACTCTGGTTCCCGGTTCACTGTTTCGTTACCGATGCTCATATTGGACCGTCCACTTGTGGATTCTGGCGGCCGACCATTTTGCTGCCCCAAAATTTGTGGTCAGATTTCGGCGAAGAGGAACGGCAGGCGATTGTCAACCATGAACTGGAACACATACGCCGCTGTGACGTGTTACTGCTACTCATCAGCCGTATCGCCATCACCATTCACTGGTTCAACCCGTTAGCCTATCTAATCAGCCATCGGATGCGCCGTGAAATAGAACAGGCCGTGGATTCTGCTACGGTTAAGAATTTCGATGAGCAAGCACGCCATGCTTATGGTGAGTTATTAATCCGCCTTGCCCGGCAGACACAGGGGCCAGTTGCTGCGCTCCCTATGGCGGGCAAACGTTCTGCGCTGCGTGCACGCATCAATCAGTTGGCTAATCCGGTCCGGGAGAGTCGAACCAGATCCGCTTTCGCGATTTGCGTGTTGCTGATTTTCATTGTCACAGGCTTGAGTGATGTGGCACGGACGGAAGAACAACCTGAATCGAACAAAAAGAGCCCAGCGGTCTCCACCAGACCAGAACAGCCCCCCGAGAGCAAACCACAAGACCAATACTTCGTCACAGGCACCGTTCGAGATGCGCGCACAGGTAAACCGGTTTCGGACGCAGAAATCCGAATGTTTGTCGCCTCCGAACCAGTTGTTAATCAGAGAGAAAGAAAGGGGATCACAAATGACAAAGGTCAGTATCGCATTGAAGTCCCTTTAGGAAATGTGCAAATCTGGTTTCCCACTTTAAAACCGGGGTACTGGCTCCTGCCTGAAGAATGCACGCAAGCGTTAGTCACGACGGCTGAAAATCCCGTGC
The sequence above is a segment of the Gimesia algae genome. Coding sequences within it:
- a CDS encoding cytochrome b N-terminal domain-containing protein, producing the protein MLPQKAQQWIDERTGYKNFLHAIFLLNFPTKRRSRWQFIWGGALVLMMLVEMVTGALLMTVYSPSEASAWGSVHFIETQVDLGWFVRGLHHYTAHMMIVAIIVHIFLVIISAGYRKPKEFIYWTSLLIGGVIIGLTITGNPLPWDQKGYWSYQIETGIAGTMPVIGSTLRSLVVGGSEFGNLTLTRLYTIHVIVLPVIAMLLFTFHMALIRRERLRTAKIKEAADDPEVDFQLDEDDPVKDEITQPYWPYQTTRTLVLTLVLIGIVIIQMIVYPALKNQHVSVGHLDWEADLPASEIKLEAPADSSIPYVARPEWFVRFLFELRHMVPKEMEVLVTAVLPGVILAVLFLVPFYEKVLGEKWGQRVAIIVYVGGLLIISGISWYGVKMERSAPNYALNRSQEVAYAARASWLASQNGVPPEGPDFLLRNDPKSMGPLIFARHCGICHTWNGHDGTGHNIMEMKDGKKVKATPRASDLAGFATTQWLTEFLMNPRSPKFFGHVGSTKGGDAILNGDMSDWADSYVGPEGILTKADIEAVAALVAREANRRDFKPLSEEVVKRGISVFSGIDFKDKSGKVAEFYGYCAQCHAMKAGDPEEEGGGAAPDFNGYGSEKWLADFIRKPGAERFYGDKNIMPAFEESKLSKHDLNLLVKWMRGEWQRPEQEK
- a CDS encoding BlaI/MecI/CopY family transcriptional regulator, producing MSQRSELQITEAEWDVMLSVWEADDQTAGEIIARVEPIQKRSHRTVRTLLTRLVEKGAVTVRIDGSRHLYRAAVTRNECVRLAARSFTDRFFAGDLQSLLIHFVENETLSSDEVEELRQRLDERLTEKSEPNANQATNKSSSRRRKKK